In Neoarius graeffei isolate fNeoGra1 chromosome 9, fNeoGra1.pri, whole genome shotgun sequence, one genomic interval encodes:
- the LOC132891460 gene encoding ASNSD1 upstream open reading frame protein-like, giving the protein MSTNLVQEERVTKEELNKQIKEQKVVIDELSNLKKNRKVFVQQPNSNIFFLADKGETLSTCKKDLDKIKKEYQDM; this is encoded by the exons ATGTCGACTAATCTTGTTCAGGAAGAGCGTGTTACTAAAGAAGAACTAAATAAACAG ATCAAGGAACAGAAGGTTGTGATTGATGAATTGTCAAATCTGAAGAAAAACAGG AAAGTCTTTGTCCAGCAGCCAAACAGCAACATCTTCTTCCTCGCAGACAAAGGAGAGACACTGAGTACCTGCAAGA AGGATCTGGACAAAATAAAGAAAGAATACCAGGACATGTAG